In one Triplophysa dalaica isolate WHDGS20190420 chromosome 9, ASM1584641v1, whole genome shotgun sequence genomic region, the following are encoded:
- the clptm1 gene encoding putative lipid scramblase CLPTM1: MAAQETQATQELSVSNGEVSSNGEAASGQLVQTDATGPDAQQQPQQQPNAWQVIKGVLFRIFIIWAISSWFRRGTSTPDPNTPTGAPRVPSRNLFPKDTLMDFYVYISENEIFTDFNNTEALVWFQQDLVYGDWTTGDSGDGCHEQYKELDLSESVKQNGSIYIHVYFTKSGFHPDPKRKGQYRRLATVHSTRMLNKYKRRKFLKTKNLLTGETEADPEMIKRAESHGPVEIISHWHPNLTINMVDDHTAWVKGSVPPPLDQHVKFDAVSGDYYPIVYFNDYWNLQKDYYPINDTLQNLPLRIMYCPLSLWRWQLYAAQNARSPWNFLGDDTYEQSDDDQDSVKVALLETNPYLLGLTIVVSIVHSIFEFLAFKNDIQFWNSRQSLEGLSVRSIIFGVFQSLIVLLYILDNETNFVVQVSVFIGLLIDFWKITKVMDVKLDRENKIAGIFPRLVFNDKSTYVKSSTKIYDDMAFKYLSWLLYPLFGCYAVYSLMYVEHKGWYSWVLSMLYGFLLTFGFITMTPQLFINYKMKSVAHLPWRMLTYKALNTFIDDLFAFVIKMPMMYRIGCLRDDVVFFVYLYQRWIYRVDPNRVNEFGTSGVTSDSSDQPVADDTTAAITDKSEGEKKND, encoded by the exons ATGGCGGCGCAGGAGACCCAAGCAACACAGGAGCTCTCCGTAAGCAACGGAGAG GTAAGCAGTAATGGGGAGGCAGCCTCAGGTCAGTTAGTTCAGACAGATGCAACAGGTCCGGACGCCCAACAGCAGCCACAACAGCAGCCCAATGCCTGGCAGGTGATCAAAGGTGTCCTCTTTAG GATATTTATAATCTGGGCTATAAGCAGTTGGTTCCGCAGAGGTACATCAACTCCAGATCCAAACACTCCCACTGGAGCTCCACGTGTGCCCAGCCGAAACCTCTTTCCCAAGGACACTCTTATG GATTTCTATGTATATATCTCTGAGAATGAGATATTCACAGATTTCAACAACACAGAAGCGTTGGTCTGGTTTCAACAAGATCTGGTTTATGGAGACTGGACCACAGGGGACTCAGGAGATGGCTGTCATGAACAATATAAAGAGTTGGACCTTTCTGAG AGTGTGAAGCAGAACGGCTCCATATACATCCACGTTTACTTCACCAAGAGTGGCTTCCACCCAGACCCCAAACGCAAGGGCCAGTATCGCAGACTGGCCACTGTACATTCCACTCGAA TGCTTAATAAGTACAAGAGGAGGAAGTTCCTCAAGACAAAGAACCTGTTGACAGGTGAGACGGAGGCAGATCCAGAAATGATCAAG CGGGCGGAAAGTCACGGCCCTGTGGAGATCATATCCCATTGGCATCCCAACCTCACCATCAACATGGTGGATGACCACACAGCCTGGGTGAAGGGGTCTGTTCCACCTCCACTTGACCAAC ACGTGAAGTTTGACGCGGTGAGTGGAGACTACTACCCTATTGTTTACTTCAACGACTACTGGAACCTACAGAAGGACTACTACCCCATAAATGATACCCTGCAGAACCTGCCCCTCCGGATCATGTACTGCCCCCTCTCCCTGTGGCGATGGCAGCTGTATGCAGCTCAAAACGCTCGATCCCCCTGGAATTTCCTGGGAGATGACACGTACGAGCAGTCAGATGATGACCAGGACTCTGTTAAG gtggCTCTGCTCGAGACCAACCCTTATCTCCTGGGCCTGACTATAGTTGTTTCCATTGTGCATAGCATTTTTGAGTTTTTAGCCTTCAAGAACG ATATCCAGTTTTGGAACAGCCGTCAGTCTCTGGAGGGGCTGTCCGTGCGCTCCATCATATTTGGTGTGTTTCAGTCACTGATTGTTCTGCTTTACATACTGGACAACGAGACCAACTTCGTCGTTCAGGTCAGCGTGTTTATCGGCCTGCTCATCGACTTCTGGAAGATCACTAAAGTCATGGATGTCAAG CTGGATAGAGAGAACAAGATTGCTGGAATATTCCCACGATTGGTATTCAATGACAAGTCCACGTATGTTAAGTCATCAACCAAAATCTATGATGAT ATGGCCTTCAAGTACCTGTCCTGGCTGTTGTACCCTCTCTTTGGGTGTTATGCAGTTTATAGTTTAATGTATGTGGAGCACAAAGGCTGGTATTCTTGGGTGCTCAGTATGCTTTACGGGTTCTTGTTAACCTTCG GTTTCATCACCATGACGCCACAGCTCTTCATAAACTACAAGATGAAGTCAGTAGCTCACCTTCCCTGGAGGATGCTCACCTACAAGGCCCTGAACACCTTTATAGATGACTTGTTTGCCTTTGTCATCAAGATGCCAATGATGTACAGAATAGGTTGTCTCAGAGATG ATGTGGTGTTCTTTGTCTATCTGTATCAGCGCTGGATTTACAGAGTGGATCCCAACCGTGTCAACGAGTTCGGGACCAGCGGAGTGACCAGTGACAGCTCGGACCAGCCAGTGGCCGACGACACAACCGCTGCTATCACGGATAAATCAGAGGGGGAGAAGAAAAATGATTAA
- the mos gene encoding proto-oncogene serine/threonine-protein kinase mos: protein MPSPIPVTRLLPKDFGLEFGACSSPLTKTASGSTLRVPTSRFHGKVAHRLWSSVINWRELQTLEAIGSGGFGKVFKSKYFGKTVAVKKVRCVKNKLASRQSFWAELNAAHLQHKNIVRVIAATTCAPAHLNTKDNIGTIIMEFAGTRNLQQIIYGLTDQLPMDKCIKYSADIACALQHLHAQSIVHLDLKPANVLVSEEGVCKLADFGCSIKLSGKSDATHLMEIGGTFTHRAPELLKGEEVSTRVDVYSFGITMWQLLTRDPPYDGDRQYILYAVVAYNLRPALSKDVFMQSSAGQACQNLISRCWAGDASIRPSADLLVTELSMIF, encoded by the coding sequence ATGCCGTCACCAATCCCCGTCACGCGATTGTTGCCGAAGGACTTTGGGCTCGAGTTTGGCGCATGCAGCAGCCCACTTACCAAAACTGCGAGTGGATCGACCTTGCGCGTCCCCACGAGCAGGTTTCACGGTAAGGTCGCCCACAGACTGTGGTCCTCTGTGATCAACTGGCGTGAACTCCAGACTCTGGAGGCCATCGGCAGCGGTGGATTCGGCAAGGTGTTCAAAAGCAAGTATTTCGGCAAGACCGTCGCCGTGAAGAAAGTGAGGTGCGTGAAGAACAAACTGGCGTCGAGGCAAAGTTTCTGGGCGGAACTCAATGCCGCGCATCTGCAACATAAAAACATCGTGCGCGTGATCGCGGCCACCACATGCGCTCCGGCGCATCTGAACACCAAAGACAACATTGGGACGATTATAATGGAGTTCGCGGGCACCCGAAACCTGCAGCAGATTATATACGGACTCACGGATCAGCTGCCGATGGACAAGTGCATTAAGTATTCAGCAGACATCGCGTGCGCCCTCCAGCACTTGCACGCGCAGAGCATAGTGCACCTGGATTTAAAACCCGCCAACGTGTTGGTATCGGAGGAGGGTGTTTGCAAGCTGGCAGACTTTGGGTGTTCTATTAAACTATCGGGCAAAAGCGACGCGACACACTTGATGGAAATCGGCGGTACGTTCACTCATCGCGCGCCCGAGCTGCTGAAAGGTGAGGAGGTTTCCACGCGCGTGGACGTTTATTCTTTTGGCATCACAATGTGGCAGCTCCTCACCAGAGACCCGCCGTATGATGGGGACAgacagtatatactgtacgCTGTTGTGGCCTATAATCTGCGTCCTGCCCTCAGCAAGGATGTTTTTATGCAGTCGTCTGCTGGACAGGCATGTCAGAATCTGATCAGCCGGTGTTGGGCGGGGGACGCAAGCATTCGACCCTCCGCAGACCTACTCGTCACCGAACTCTCTATGATCTTTTAA